GCGACGACCGCGGGCAACACCATCATCTTCTGCTTCAGCTTCAAACGCACCGGGCGACCTCCCCACTACCGTGAGCGCACTCCCACCGCCGTTGATTCGTGCCGTGCGTCATCCCGCGGGCGCCTCGAATCCGTGCGGACGGAGTTCACGCCGCGCGAGACGCAGGATAGCCAACTGTGCGCGGACAGGTAACTCTCACGGTCCGTGTCACCACTGTCGACACAGGGAGCCCCGCAATCCGGGTGGGTTCGGGCCCCACCCAGAGCGTGAAACACCCGGTGTTTTCTGTATCGCGAGCTCACCGGGCGGGCGGCCAGGGCCCCAGCGCCCCGGCAGCAGCCCACGCGGCGTCAGCGCACGGCGCGCTGGAGCGCGGGGGCAATCTCCTGCCGGCAGGGTTCGTCACACTCCGTGAAACGGGTGAGGAACTCCGCCATCTGCGCGCAGCGCTTGGGGAAGCGGCTGGTGCCCGCATCACCCGTGCACATCTCGCGGTAGGACTCGCGCGTCTCCTGGAAGAGCGAGGCGCGCTGCACCGGCGACAACGCGTTCAAAGCCCGGTTCTCACCGCCTTGCAGGTACAGCCACACGCCGCCGACGAGCAGCAGCACCAGCCCTATCAGCAGGACCTTGCGCGTCCGCCGCTCCGACGCCGAGGGGCCTCGGGCCCGGGAGAAGACATTCTCCTCCTCGCCATCCTCCGGGGGCGGACCGCCAGCCATCATCCCAATCAAGCGCATACCCCCCTGTTCCATCCCAATCCGGAGGGTAAGGCCAGCACGGTGTGCAGCGGGTGTGCGGCAACCGCCAACAGGGCGGCACGCCTGGGCCGGGTCATCTTCGACATTGCGTGTGCTCCCGCACGCTGGGCGGAAGTCCGGCCGCGGAGCCACGCGGGTCCGTTGCCCCTAGGATGGAAGCCATGGACATTCGGGAGCGCCCCATGCGGGTGCTGGTGGTGGACGACGAACGGAACATCCGCCACACCTTGCGGGTGTGCCTGGAGGGGTTCGGCTGCGAGGTGCGCGAGGCCGCCACGCCGGACGCCGCGCTGGCCGCGCTGGCGCAGGGCCCCGTCGACCTGGCCTTCGTCGACCTGCGGCTGGGCACGGCCAGCGGCCTGGAGCTGCTGCCGAAGCTGCTGGCCGAGTCCCCGCACCTGGACGTCGTGCTCATCACCGCCTACGCCACCTTCGACACCGCCGTGGAGGCCATGCGGCGCGGCGCTCGGGACTACCTGCCCAAGCCCTTCACGCCCGCGCAGATTCGCCACGTGGTGGACCGGGCCCGGCGGCACCGGGAGCTGGCGTCCCAGTTGGAGGATTTGGAGGGGCAGCTCTCGCAGGCGGTGCCGGAGGCCACGCTGGAGACGGCCTCCCCCGCGATGCATGCGGCCATCGGCTTGTTGACGCGCGCGGCGACGTCCGACGCGGCGGTGCTGCTGCGCGGGGAGAGCGGCACGGGCAAGGGCGTGCTCGCCCGGGCGCTGCACTCGATGAGCGCGCGGCGGCGCAGGCCCTTCGTCACGGTCAACTGTCCCACGCTGTCGGAGCAGTTGCTGGCGAGCGAGCTGTTTGGCCACGTGCGCGGCGCCTTCACGGGGGCGGTGAAGGACCAGCCCGGCCGGGTGGAGGCGGCGGAGGGCGGCACGCTGTTCCTGGACGAAATCGCGGAGATGAGCCCGGGGCTTCAAGCGCAACTGTTGCGCTTCCTCCAGGAGAAGCAGTTCGAACGGCTGGGCGAGGGTCGCACGCGCAAGTCGGACGTGCGCGTGGTGGCGGCGACGAACCGCGACCTGGAGAAGGACGTGGCGGAGGGGCGCTTCCGCGAGGACCTGCTGTACCGGCTCAACGTCATCGAGGTGAAGCTGCCGTCCCTGCGCGAGCGGCCGGAGGACCTGCTGGCGCTGGCGCTGCGGTTCGTTGCGTTCTTCTCGCGCGCGGCGCAGCGACCGCCGCCGGAGCTGTCTCCTGCGACGGAGAAGATGCTGCTCGCCTATGGCTGGCCGGGCAACGTGCGAGAGCTGCGCAACGCGATGGAGCGAGCGCTCATCGTCTGGCCCGCCGCGGTGCTGGAGCCGCAGGCGTTCCCAGACCGCATCGCCGCGGCCGGCGGCCCGGGGATGGCGCTGGGTGGGCCGCATTCGCTGGAGGACATCGAGCGCGAGCACGTGCTGCGCGTCATGGCCTCGGCCCCTACCTTGGACGAAGCGGCGAGGGTGCTGGGTATCGATGCGTCCACGCTGTGGCGGAAGCGGAAGAAGTACGAGTCGGGCGAGGGCTGACCGCGACGGCGAGGGGTGGGAACCGGGCGGGGCCCCGCGTGCCTGGAGTGGTGATTGCGAGGCCTTGGAGACGTGCGGACCGTTGCGGGACACGGGAACCGATTCCAAGGAGCGCAAACGTGGACGTGATTGACCTGTTGATGCAGCAGCACCGCGAGGTCGAGGCGCTGTTCGACGCGTGTCGCGCGGCGAAGGACGACGCGAGCAAGAAGGAACTCTGTGTCCAGCTCGCGGAGGCGCTCACGTTGCACTCCACCATCGAGGAGCGCTGGGTGTACCCCGCGGCCCGCCGGGTGGTGGGCAACGCGCTGATTCAAGACTCCATCGAGGAGCACGGGGAGATGACGCAGCTCATCGCCCAGATGATTCGAGCCCGCAACGACGTGAAGAAGCTGACGTCACTGGTGGGCGAGCTGGAGAAGGTGGTGAAGGACCACGTGACGATGGAGGAGCGGGACGTGCTGCCCAAGCTCGGCCAGAAGGTCACCGAGGAGGACCTGGGCATGTCGTGCAAGGACATCGTCCGCACCGCGTCCGAGGTCCGCCGCGAGGAGATGCGGAAACTGGAGGGGCAGGCGAGCGTCTGAGGCCCAGGCGTCACCTCGCACATCGAAGGTGCGGCGAGCGGCCCCGGGAGGGATTCGCTCGCCGCAGCCGCACTCCTCAGTTGGCCGTGACAGTCAGCATGCCGCTGCTGTCGGGGCGCCACGCGGACTTCTCCGCGAAGATGCGAACAGGCGCGGCCGTCCGCTTCGCGGAGACGTCATCGAACGACTTCACGGTGTAGTTCCGTTCGTGAAGCTCCAACATCACCATCAGCCGAAGAAGCAGTTCGAAATGCCAACTGAACTCCTCGGCGCCGGTCTCCCAGCGGGAAACCGCCTCGGGCCGTACGTTGATGCGCTTGGCGAAGTCCGCCTGCGAAAACCCCAGGTGCTTGCGCAAGAACCTCACTTCGGATGGCGTCAGCAGGCTGTTCTTCGCAGCCAGGGCCTTCGCAATCGTCCGGTGCAGCTCCTTCAACTTCGGAAGCACGACCTCGCGTTCGTGGCACTTCTCGCACCGGCGCTCCGTCACCCCCACGAGAACCACATCCTCCAGCCCACTCTCGTCGAAGTGGTAGCTGTCGAGCCGTGTCTCCAAGACCTCCCCGCCGCAGCTTTCACACTTCATGACTTCCTCCACACCGACACGATGACCAATTCGTGCGCCTCGCCAGCTTCGTCACAGCGAAAAGCCACCGCGAGCCCCATGCGTGGGGTTTCGATGACGTAGGTCCACCGCCCATCCCTTTGCTCGCCCTCGCTGTTGATGAATCCGCCTTCGATGATGTTCTCGATGTCCGTCGTCGCGAGGCGCCGCTCCTTCATCCGGTCCTTCGCGTGTTGCTTGAGAACCACCGAGCCCTCGTCCAAGAGACGACGCGCGAACTTGAGCGCATCGGAACGCTTGAAGGGTTCCTTGCTCAACGCCCTGCCCCCTCGACCACGGCGACCCAAGACTTGCGGTCACCGCAAGTCCAATTAACAATACCCACCCTGACCACGCAAGGGCGCTACTCCACCGACCGTGGCCATTGAAGTCTCGCCCTACCGTTCGCGGCTATAGCAGGGCGGTCCCACGCGCCAGGTTCCCTGGGAACGCCAACACGTCCTACCTGCAGTCCCTCACGTCGTCACAGGTGCAGGCTCTTCTCGCCGGGGCACGGTGAACCAGAACGTGCTGCCCTGACCGGGCGCGCTCACTACGCCGATGTCGCCGCCGTGCGCCTGGACGATGTCCTTCGCAATCGACAATCCCAGCCCCGCGCCGCCCGATGGCGCGCCCGGCGCCCTGTAGAACTTCTCGAAGATGCGCGCCTGTTGCTCCGGCGCGATTCCCTCCCCGGTATCCCGCACCTCGAAGCGCACACCTCGCGCCTCCCGTGACACGCGGACCTCCACCTCCCCGCCCGGGGGCGTGTACTTCACCCCGTTGCCCACCAGGTTCCCCAACACCAACCCCAAGCGCTCCGGGTCCACGTCCACCGGCTCCACATCCAGCGCCACCTGCTTCGTCAGCCGAACCCCGCGCTCGGCCGCCGCTGACCGCTGTGCATCCAACGCCGCGTCCACCAGCTCCTCCGCCGGCACCCGGCGAATCTCCAACTGAAGCTGCCCCGCCTGGATGCGCGACAAATCCAGCAGGTCATCCACGATGCCCTGCAACCGCTCACAATCCTCGCGCGCCGCGAACAGCAGGTCCGCCTGCTTCTCCGTCACCGGTCCCACCACGCCCTCCGTCACCAGGTGCAAGGCCATGCGCAACGACGTGAGCGGCGTGCGGAACTCGTGCGCCACCGTGGCCACCAGGTCGTTCTTCAACTCGTCGAAGCGCCGCAGCCGCGTCACGTCCTGGAGAATCACCGTGGCCCCCACCACCTCGCCCGACTCCCCGTACACCGGACTGCCGCGCGCCAGCAGCCACCGGTCGCCGTCCGGCAGCGGCGCCCGCACCGCCTCCTCGTAGCCGCGCGGCTGGTAGGCGCCCTTCCCCGACAGCACATGCTCGCGCACCCGCTCCAGCACCCCACGAGCCTCGGGCACCACGCGCCCCAACATGTCCCCGCCCGACTCCAGCGACACCCTCAGCACGTCCTCCGCCGAGCGGTTCACGTTGAGCAAGCCCCCATCCGCGCCGAACACCACCACCGGGTCCGGAAGGCTGTCGATGGCCGCCTGCGACGCGGCCTGCGCCTGGAGCAGCTCGCCCAGGCTGCTGCGCCGGTACTGCTGGAGCGCCTCCGCCATGGCGTTGAAGTCCTTGCCCACCTGCGCGATTTCGTCCTTCCCCTCCACCACCGCGCGCGCCGCGTAGTCGCCTTCGCCCAGGCGCCGCACCGCCTGCGACAACACCGACACCGGCCGCAACGCTCGGTGCGTCAGCGACTGCGACGCGAGCAACCCCACCACGAAGGCCACCAGCACCGCCGTCACCATGACCGTGTTCACCCGCGCGCTCTGGATGCGCAGCGCCTCGCTCTTGCGCACCATGGCGTCCTGGTTCAGGTCCAGGATGGCCCGCGCCGCGCCCGTCACCTCTTCATACGCGGGCTCCAGCTCGCGGAAGTACAGCTCCCTCGAGGCCTCCAACGTCGACTGTGACAGGAACACATCGTAGACCGCCTGGTAGCTCCGCCAGCCCTCGCGCAGCCGCGCCGTCGCCGCATCTTCATCGGGCTCGGTGACGTTGCCCTCCTGAACTCGAAGCTGAGCCTCCACGCGCCCGCGCTGCGCTGTCTGCTGCGCCAGTCCCCGCTCCCGCTCCCCCGCGAGGATGAAGAGCGCCGCGCTGTCCATGCGCTCCAACTGCGCCATCAGCTCCTGCGCGGCCAGGACACTGCGGTAGTTCTCCTGCAACACCCGCGGCCCCGCCTGCCCCAACCGGGACAACGTCACCACCGCCACCACGCCCACCAGCAACAGCGCCACGGCCAGCGGGGCTTGTGCCAGCATCAACCGTCCGCGCAGCGTCATGGCCGACGTCCTTCCTGCGGGGACTCGAAGGCGACGACGTGGATGTCGAAGCCTCGGCCCTCACGCACCAGGCGCACGTCCACCGCGCGTCCCAGCCGCTGCTTCCACCAGGGTTGGTGCGAACGCCCGACGATGATGTGCCCCACCCCGTGCGAGCGCGCGAAGTCGAGGATGCCCTCCACCGGGTCCGTGGCCCGCAGGCGAACCACCTCCGCGCCCAGCTCCTTCGCCTTCTCGATGTTCGCCAGCAGGTGCCGCTGCGCCTCCGCGTCGATGAGGTGCGGCGCCTCGCGCGGCGTCTCCACGTACACCACGAACCAATCCGTGTTCAGCCGGCCCGCCATCCGCGAACCCCGACGCAAGAGCGTCGCCGCGTGCCGGGGGTAGCTCGACAGCGCCACCAGCACCCGGCCCCAGGCCGCGCCTCGCTGTGAGCCTTCGTCACCCGCTCCCTGCTGCGGTCGCGAGGTGGCGCGCTCCAGGCTCTCCGCCACCTCGCGCAGAGCCAGCTCGCGCAACGTCGCAAGGTTCTCATCCCGGAAGAACCGCTCCAACGCCTGCGGCACCTTTTCCTTCGCGTAGATTTTCCCCGCCCGCAGCCGCTCGTGCAGGTCCTCCACCGCCAGGTCCAAATTCACCACCTGGTCGGCGGATTTGAGGAAGCTGTCCGGCAGCGTCTCGCGCACGGTGACGCCGGTGGCGCGCTCCACCAAATCGTTGAGGCTCTCCAGGTGCTGGACGTTGAAGGCGCCAATGACGTTGATGCCGGCGTCCAGCAGCGCCTGCACGTCCTGGTAGCGCTTGCGGTGGCGGCACACCGGCAGGTTGGTGTGGGCCAGCTCGTCCACCACCGCCACCTGGGGCTTGCGCGCGAGCACCGCGTCCAGGTCCATCTCCTCCACGGTGACGTCGCGGTACGTGTACTGCTTGCGAGGCACCACCTCCAGGCCCTCGACCAAAGCCTGCGTCTCCGCGCGCTCATGGGGCTCCACGAAGCCGAGCACCACGTCCACGCCTCGGCGCTTCAGCGCGTGCGCCTCCTCCAGCATCCGGTAGGTCTTCCCCACGCCGGCCGCGAAGCCGATGTAGAGCTTGAGCCGGCCCCGGCGGCCGCGCTCCACCAGCTCCAGGAAGTCTTCCGCCCGCGTGCGCCGCGTTGTCGTCATTCCCTACCCATCCGGTGAGACGCCGGGCGGAGGATGCCCTCGCGCCCGGCGAAGCTCATGTGGTGACTGCGGGTGCCCCCGCAAGGCTCAAGGTGCGTCCTGGAGCGGAGGCGCTCCTCCACCCACGCCTGGCGCCTCGTCCGAAAGCGGCCCGAAGCGACGGTCCAACGCCAGGTTCAACAGCAGGACGTTGACTCGCGGTTCACCCAGCACGCCGAAGGTGCGCCCCTCCACGAGCGCATCCACCACGGCCGTCACCCGCGCGGGCGCCACACCTCGCGCGCGCGCCACCCGGGGCACCTGCCAGCGCACCGCGTCCGGGGACAGGTGCGGATCCAGCCCCGACGCGGACGTCGTCACCAGCTCGGCCGGCACGGCCCCGGGGGCATCCGGGTTCTCCCAGCGCAGGCGCGCCACGGTCGCCGTCACGCGGTCCTTCAGCTTCTGGGACGTGGGGCCCAGGTTGCTGCCCGAAGACGCCGCGCCGTCGTAGCCGGAGCCCGCGGCGGAGGGACGAGAGGCGAAGTACCCCGCCCGCGTGAAGCCCTGGCCAATGAGCGCGCTGCCCACCACGCGGCCCCGCTCGTCCTTCACGAGCGAACCATTGGCTTCAGTGGGAAAGAGAAGCTGGGCCAATCCAGTGACGGCCAGCGGATACAGCAGGCCCGTGAGCACCAGCGTGACGAGGCAGGTGCGCAGGCCGGTGAGCAGTGTGGAGAACATGAGGATGACGCCTTTCAAGCCAGGCCCACGGTGCCGAGCAGCACGTCGATGACCTTGATACCCACGAAGGGAACGATGACGCCACCCACGCCGTAGAGGAGCAGGCTGCGCCGCAGCAATGCCTCGGCGCCCAGGGGGCGGTAGCGCACGCCCTTCAGCGCCAGGGGGATGAGCAGGATGATGATGAGTGCGTTGAAGATAACCGCCGACAGCACCGCGCTGAACGGCGAGGCCAGCCCCATCACGTTGAGTGGCGCGATTTCGGGAAACACGCCCATGAAGAGCGCCGGGAGGATGGCGAAGTATTTCGCCACGTCATTGGCGATGGAGAAGGTGGTAAGCGTGCCCCGCGTCATCAGGAGTTGCTTGCCCACCTCCACCACCTCCAACAGCTTGGTGGGGTTGGAGTCCAGGTCCACCATGTTCCCGGCTTCCTTCGCCGCCTGGGTGCCGGTGTTCATCGCCACGCCCACGTCGGCCTGGGCTAGCGCGGGCGCGTCGTTGGTGCCGTCGCCCGTCATGGCGACGAGCTTGCCCTTGTTCTGCTCCGCGCGGATGAGCGCCAGCTTCGCTTCGGGGGTGGCTTCCGCGAGGAAGTCGTCCACGCCCGCCTCGCGGGCGATGGCCGCGGCGGTGCGCGGGTTGTCGCCCGTAATCATCACGGTGCGGATGCCCATGGCGCGGAAGCGCTCGAAGCGCTCCTTGATGCCGCCCTTCACCACGTCCTTCAGGTGGATGATGCCGAGCAGCCGCGAGCCATCCGCCACTGCCAGCGGCGTGCCGCCCGCGTCACCGATGCGGCCAGCCGCCTGCGCCAACTCGTCCGGCACGGCGCCACCCTGGGACTTCACGTGCACGACGATGGCGTCCACCGCACCCTTGCGGATGCTGCGCGGCAGTGGGTCCACCAGGTCGCACCCGCTCATGCGCGTCTGCGCGGTGAAGGGCACGAAGGTGGCGTGGTGCGCCTGGAGCTCGCGCGGGCGCATCTTGTAGGTGTCCTTCACCAGCGTGACGACGGAGCGGCCCTCAGGCGTCTCGTCCGCGAGGCTGGCGAGCTGCGCGGCCTCGGCGAGCTCCTCCATCCGTACGCCCGGCATGGGCAGCAGCTCCGTCGCCATGCGGTTGCCCAACGTAATCGTTCCTGTCTTGTCCAGGAGGAGCGTGTCCACGTCTCCCGCCGCCTCCACCGCGCGCCCGCTCATGGCCAGCACGTTCTTGCGCAAGAGCCGGTCCATGCCCGCGATGCCAATGGCGCTCAGCAGGCCGCCAATCGTCGTGGGGATGAGGCACACCAGCAGCGCCACCACCGCCGTACCCGACAGCGGTACGCCCGAGTAGAGCGCCAGCGGCACCAGCGTTACGCATGCCAGCAGGAAGATGAGGGTGAGGCCCACCAGCAGGATGTGGAGCGCCACCTCGTTGGGTGTCTTCTGCCGCGCCGCGCCCTCCACCAAGCCAATCATCCGGTCCAGGAAGGACTCGCCCGGGTTGGCGGAGATGCGCACGCGGATGCGGTCGGAGAGCACCTTGGTCCCGCCCGTCACCGCCGAGCGGTCACCGCCCGACTCACGAATGACGGGGGCGGACTCACCTGTAATCGCGGACTCGTCCACGCTGGCGATGCCCTCCACCACCTCGCCGTCACCCGGGATGAGGTCCCCGGCCTCGCAAATCACTTCGTCGCCCTTGCGCAGGTCGGGAGCGGGCACGTGCTCCTCGCGGCCGTCCTTCCAGCGTCGCGCGGTGGTGTCCTTGCGCATCTTCCGCAGCGCGCCGGCCTGGGCCTTGCCACGGCCCTCCGCTACGGCCTCCGCGAAGTTGGCGAAGAGCACGGTGAACCACAGCCACAGCATCACCTGCACGGTGAAGCCTGGCGGCGCGGCATCCGCGCGCGGCGACACCACGTCCTTCACCACCAGCACCGTGGTCAGCAGGCTCCCGGCCCACACCACGAACATGACGGGGTTTCGCGCCACGTCGCGCGGGTGGAGCTTGCGCAAGCTGTCCAGCAGCGCGGGTTTGAGCAGCGACGCGTCCAACAGCGACGCCGGTTTCGAGGCAGGCGAGGACATCTCAGTAGACCTTTCCAACCCCGGCGAGGAAGTGCTCGACGATGGGGCCCAGGGAGAGGACAGGGAAGAACGTGAGCGCGCCGACGATGACAATCACGCTCGCCAGCAAGCCGGTGAAGAGCACGCCATTGGTGGGGAAGGTGCCCGGGCCCGCCGGCACCACCTTCTTGCCCACCATGGAGCCGGCGATGGCCAGCGCGGGCACCATCATCAGGAAGCGCCCGGCGAGCATCGCCACGCCCAGGGTGATGTTCCAGAAGGGCGTGTTGGCGTTGAGGCCCGCGAAGGCGCTGCCGTTGTTGGCCGTGCCGCTGGTGTACGCGTAGAGGATTTCCGACAGGCCGTGCGGTCCCGCGTTGTTGAGCGAGGACACGCCCTGCGGCAGCGCCGCCGCAATCCCGGCGAAACCCAGGACGAAGAGCGGGAAGATGAGCACGTACAACATGGCGAGCTTCATCTCGCGGGCTTCGATTTTCTTGCCCATGTACTCGGGCGTGCGGCCCACCATGAGCCCGGCGATGAAGACGCTGAGCACCACCATGACGAGGATGCCGTAGAGACCCGCGCCCACGCCGCCGAAGACGACCTCACCCAACTGCATGTTGACCAGGGGCACCAGGCCACCCAGCGGCGTGAAGCTGTCGTGCATCGCAATCACCGCGCCGCACGAGGCCGCGGTGGTGATGGCGGCGAAGAGCGCGGAGGCGGTGATGCCGAAGCGCGCCTCCTTGCCCTCCATGTTCCCCATCTGCGCCACCTGACCGGCGGCCGCGACTGCGGGGTTGCCCTGGGACTCAGCCGCGTACACCGCCGCCACGCCCGCGAGGAAGAGCACGGACATGGCCGCGAGCAGGGCCCAGCCCTGCCGCGTATCCCCCGCCATCTTCCCGTACGTGTACGTGAGCGCGGCGGGGATGGCGAAGATGGACAGCATCTGCACCAGGTTGGTGAGGGGCGTGGGGTTCTCGAAGGGGTGGGCGCTGTTGGCATTGAAGAAGCCACCGCCGTTGGTGCCCAGCATCTTGATGGCCTCCTGCGAGGCCACCGGTCCCTGGGCCAGCGCCTGGCTGGTGCCCTCCAACGTGACGAGCTGGGTGTAGGGCGCGAAGTTCTGGAGCACGCCCTGCGACACCAGGAAGAGCGCGTAGACGACGCAGAAAGGCAGCAGCACGTAGAGGGTGGCGTTCATCAGGTCCACCCAGAAGTTGCCCAGCGTCTTCTGGCCTTCCGGCCCGTGCCGGCGCGTGAAGCCGCGCCCCAGCGCCAGAGCCACGCCGATGCCCGCGGCGGCGGAGACGAAGTTCTGCCACGCCAGGCCCGCCATCTGCGTGAAGTAGCTGAGCGAGGACTCTCCTCCGTAGGCTTGCCAGTTGGTGTTGGTGGTGAAGCTGACGGCGGTGTTGAAAGCCAGCTCCGCCGGCACCGCGGCCATTCCCTGCGGGTTGAGCGGCAGCACGTGCTGTGCGCGCTGGATGACATAGACGATGAGGACGCTGAAGAGGCTGAACGCCAACAGCGAGCCGGCGTAGTCAACCCACGACTGCTCGCGCCGGTCCGCGGCGCCGCACAGGCGCAGCAGCACGCGCTCCACGGGGCCCAGCACCCGAGACAGCGGGCGGGTGTCTCCTTCAAAGACACGGAAGAGATAGGCGCCCAGCGGCTTCGTCACCGCCAGCACCAGGGCGAAGAACAACAGGATTTGGGACAAACCGATGAGGGACATGGCAGGGGCCTAGAAGCGCTCCGGGCGGAGCAGCGCATAGATGAGGTAGGCGCCGAGCAGCACGGCCAGTACGGCGCCCGCGGCGTATTCGAAGGTCATGGTGAGTGCCTCACAGGCGCTCGCAGCCGTGGACGTAGGCCCAGGCGAGCGCGAAGAAACCGGTGACGGAAAGGACAAGCACGACGTCCATGGGGCTCAACTCCCGTTCAGAAGTAGGCGACGGCACCGAGCACGATGAGCGTCTCGGAGTCCTTGAAGGTGGGCACGCCCTCCACGCCAGTGGCGCGGGCGGTGAAGACTTCTGCGGTGGAGGTGTCGTGCCGCGCCTCCAGCTTCAGGACGAGGTGTTCGGCGGGCTTCATCTCCAGGGTGAGCGTGCCGCTCGCCAACGTCTGCGCGGTGCCAGAGATGACGCCGTCCCGGTCGCGATACGCCTCCACGCGGGCCGCCAGGGCCACGGGCTCCGTGAGCTGCACGCGTGCGTTGAAGCCCGCCGCGTACCAAAGGGCCGCCTCCTGTCCGGAGCGCGCCTGCCGGCCCACGTCGGCCGTGGCCGCCAGGGAAAATGCCCGCGTCACCTTCCAGGTGGCGACGACGTCCGCGAAGAGGCGCAGCCCTCCATCACCCTCCTCGCCCACGAAGGTGTTGAAGGCCGCGGACAGCCTCGGCCCCGAGTAGGCCACCTGGGTGCCCAGCGCCTTGCCGCGGTTGTTCTCGCCAATCGTCTGCCAACCGTTGAGCAGGTGAAGCTGCGCGCTCCACGCGTCATCGAAGGCCCAGGTGCCCTTGAGGCCTGACTGGTAGTAGGGCGACATTTCGCCCATCCACGAGCGCGTGTAGTTCCAGTTGAGCTGCGATTGGAAGGACTCCAGGCCGATGTGGCTGGGATAGACGCCCGCCTCCAGCGTCAAGGGACCCGTCGCGTATGAGACGGTGGCTTGCTGGAGATGGCGCCACACGTCGGGGCCGATGGCAACGCCTTCGGGTTCGGCCTGGTGCAGCACCTCGATGCCCGTGCCGAAGCCCAGCAGCACCTTGAAGCCCACGGGCGCGGGCGCCAACGACACGCCCAGTGAGGCGAGGTTGATGGAGACTTCGTTGTCCCGCTTCGCGGTGGTGCCGGCTCCCGCGATGAAGTTGCCACCATCGGAGGGGCGGTTGAGGTTGCGCGCGTAATACACATCCACCCCGCCCTCCACCTTCAGGCGGGACAGCACACCTGGGGGTTCAGTGACGGGAGCGGGCTCGGGTGAAGGAGCCTGGGACAGGAGGACCGCGGACAGCAGGGGGGACAAGGATGTTGGGAGCATGGGTCGTGCCCCTGCCTTGAGCATCCGCCGTGCCTCCCCCGAGCACGGGTCCCCTGTCACATTTCAAGGGCTTGCGGGCCCACGTGCGCAGCGCGGATTGCAATCTGCACGAACTGGGTCGTCGGGCTCGTGCGGACTGAAAGCCCGCCCGGCCGCGCGCGAAGGCGGCCGGGCTTGCCGCAGACCTAGCGGTGCGCCGCCTTCCGCGGCGCGTGCTCACGCAGCCACGAGACGGTCTCCACCAGCGTCTGGCGCGGCGGACGCACCGTGTGGCCCAGCTCGCGCTCACTCCACAGCGATGACAGGCCCCAGTAGCAGGTGCTCATCTCCAGGACGACGGGGTCCGGGAGCCAGCGCGGCGAGGAGCTCCGAGCGACCCGGGCCACGCCCTCCAGCAACCAGTTGGGCACCTGCCGCTCGGTG
This genomic window from Myxococcus hansupus contains:
- the kdpB gene encoding potassium-transporting ATPase subunit KdpB; amino-acid sequence: MSSPASKPASLLDASLLKPALLDSLRKLHPRDVARNPVMFVVWAGSLLTTVLVVKDVVSPRADAAPPGFTVQVMLWLWFTVLFANFAEAVAEGRGKAQAGALRKMRKDTTARRWKDGREEHVPAPDLRKGDEVICEAGDLIPGDGEVVEGIASVDESAITGESAPVIRESGGDRSAVTGGTKVLSDRIRVRISANPGESFLDRMIGLVEGAARQKTPNEVALHILLVGLTLIFLLACVTLVPLALYSGVPLSGTAVVALLVCLIPTTIGGLLSAIGIAGMDRLLRKNVLAMSGRAVEAAGDVDTLLLDKTGTITLGNRMATELLPMPGVRMEELAEAAQLASLADETPEGRSVVTLVKDTYKMRPRELQAHHATFVPFTAQTRMSGCDLVDPLPRSIRKGAVDAIVVHVKSQGGAVPDELAQAAGRIGDAGGTPLAVADGSRLLGIIHLKDVVKGGIKERFERFRAMGIRTVMITGDNPRTAAAIAREAGVDDFLAEATPEAKLALIRAEQNKGKLVAMTGDGTNDAPALAQADVGVAMNTGTQAAKEAGNMVDLDSNPTKLLEVVEVGKQLLMTRGTLTTFSIANDVAKYFAILPALFMGVFPEIAPLNVMGLASPFSAVLSAVIFNALIIILLIPLALKGVRYRPLGAEALLRRSLLLYGVGGVIVPFVGIKVIDVLLGTVGLA
- the kdpA gene encoding potassium-transporting ATPase subunit KdpA, with protein sequence MSLIGLSQILLFFALVLAVTKPLGAYLFRVFEGDTRPLSRVLGPVERVLLRLCGAADRREQSWVDYAGSLLAFSLFSVLIVYVIQRAQHVLPLNPQGMAAVPAELAFNTAVSFTTNTNWQAYGGESSLSYFTQMAGLAWQNFVSAAAGIGVALALGRGFTRRHGPEGQKTLGNFWVDLMNATLYVLLPFCVVYALFLVSQGVLQNFAPYTQLVTLEGTSQALAQGPVASQEAIKMLGTNGGGFFNANSAHPFENPTPLTNLVQMLSIFAIPAALTYTYGKMAGDTRQGWALLAAMSVLFLAGVAAVYAAESQGNPAVAAAGQVAQMGNMEGKEARFGITASALFAAITTAASCGAVIAMHDSFTPLGGLVPLVNMQLGEVVFGGVGAGLYGILVMVVLSVFIAGLMVGRTPEYMGKKIEAREMKLAMLYVLIFPLFVLGFAGIAAALPQGVSSLNNAGPHGLSEILYAYTSGTANNGSAFAGLNANTPFWNITLGVAMLAGRFLMMVPALAIAGSMVGKKVVPAGPGTFPTNGVLFTGLLASVIVIVGALTFFPVLSLGPIVEHFLAGVGKVY
- the kdpF gene encoding K(+)-transporting ATPase subunit F, which codes for MTFEYAAGAVLAVLLGAYLIYALLRPERF
- a CDS encoding porin, yielding MLPTSLSPLLSAVLLSQAPSPEPAPVTEPPGVLSRLKVEGGVDVYYARNLNRPSDGGNFIAGAGTTAKRDNEVSINLASLGVSLAPAPVGFKVLLGFGTGIEVLHQAEPEGVAIGPDVWRHLQQATVSYATGPLTLEAGVYPSHIGLESFQSQLNWNYTRSWMGEMSPYYQSGLKGTWAFDDAWSAQLHLLNGWQTIGENNRGKALGTQVAYSGPRLSAAFNTFVGEEGDGGLRLFADVVATWKVTRAFSLAATADVGRQARSGQEAALWYAAGFNARVQLTEPVALAARVEAYRDRDGVISGTAQTLASGTLTLEMKPAEHLVLKLEARHDTSTAEVFTARATGVEGVPTFKDSETLIVLGAVAYF